The following coding sequences are from one Clostridioides difficile ATCC 9689 = DSM 1296 window:
- the nagA gene encoding N-acetylglucosamine-6-phosphate deacetylase, with translation MKCLINGKIILKNQILENKVLVFDEKIIDIADSVPKDCEVIDADGKYISPGLIDIHIHGNMGKDTMDSTDESIETISKSIMRHGVTSFLPTTMTMDKEHVYDALEVIKKAQNRKLEGAKVLGAHLEGPFINENYKGAQNEKFIINSKYEFIKEYKDVIKVITYAPEKDIDFDFTREIKRCTDIVLSIGHSNANYDQAKEAINLGVTNVTHMFNAMTGLNHRDPGVVGAALTTNVYSELIADTIHINKDLFQFILNNKGKERLILITDSIEAGGLEDGNYSLGGQKVIVKGNEARLENGALAGSVLSLNKMVFNFLDNTNLKVNEAINLASLNPATSLGINDKKGSLEIGKDADIAVFDENLDCKMTLCLGEVVYKNI, from the coding sequence ATGAAATGTTTAATTAATGGAAAGATAATATTAAAAAATCAAATCTTAGAAAATAAAGTATTAGTATTTGATGAAAAAATAATTGATATAGCTGATAGTGTACCAAAAGATTGTGAAGTTATAGATGCTGATGGAAAATATATATCTCCAGGGCTTATTGATATTCATATACATGGAAACATGGGAAAAGATACAATGGATTCGACTGATGAATCTATTGAAACAATTTCAAAATCAATTATGAGACATGGAGTAACATCTTTTCTGCCAACTACAATGACTATGGATAAAGAACATGTTTATGATGCACTTGAAGTTATTAAAAAAGCCCAAAATAGAAAGCTTGAAGGGGCAAAGGTATTAGGAGCACATTTAGAAGGACCTTTTATAAATGAGAATTATAAGGGAGCACAAAATGAAAAATTTATAATAAATTCAAAATACGAATTTATAAAAGAATATAAAGATGTTATAAAAGTTATAACTTATGCTCCAGAAAAAGATATTGATTTTGATTTTACTAGAGAAATAAAAAGATGTACAGATATAGTTTTATCTATTGGTCATAGTAATGCAAATTATGACCAAGCTAAAGAAGCTATAAATTTAGGAGTAACTAATGTAACTCACATGTTCAATGCAATGACTGGTTTAAACCATAGAGACCCAGGCGTTGTTGGTGCAGCACTTACAACTAATGTGTACAGTGAGTTAATAGCAGATACAATCCATATAAATAAAGATTTATTTCAATTTATACTAAATAATAAAGGGAAAGAAAGACTGATTTTAATAACAGATTCTATAGAAGCTGGTGGTCTTGAAGATGGCAATTATTCTCTTGGAGGTCAGAAAGTCATAGTTAAGGGTAATGAAGCTAGACTTGAAAATGGAGCATTAGCTGGAAGTGTGTTGTCTTTAAATAAAATGGTATTTAACTTCTTAGATAATACAAACCTTAAAGTGAATGAAGCAATTAATTTAGCTTCTTTAAATCCAGCAACATCTTTGGGAATAAATGACAAAAAAGGAAGCTTAGAAATAGGTAAGGATGCAGATATAGCTGTATTTGATGAGAATTTAGATTGTAAAATGACACTTTGCTTGGGGGAAGTAGTATATAAAAATATATAG
- the nagB gene encoding glucosamine-6-phosphate deaminase — translation MRVLVCKDYDGMSKKAAEMIAAQIVLKPNSILGLATGSTPVGMYRDLVKKYNDNIVDFSDVMSFNLDEYYKLPISNDQSYDYFMKENLFNHVNIKPENTHLPNGMADDIEKECMNYEASIDAAGGIDVQVLGIGRNAHIGFNEPDTKFAKRTHVVELTESTIEANARFFKSREDVPKKAVSMGIGSILKSKKILLLASGEEKADAVYNTVYGDITPEVPGSILQLHKDTIVIVDEAAASKLNPKDYKLV, via the coding sequence ATGAGAGTATTAGTGTGTAAAGATTATGATGGAATGAGTAAAAAAGCCGCTGAAATGATAGCAGCTCAAATAGTTTTAAAACCAAATTCAATACTGGGACTAGCTACAGGAAGTACACCAGTAGGTATGTATAGAGATTTAGTAAAAAAATACAATGATAATATAGTAGATTTTTCAGATGTGATGAGCTTTAATTTAGATGAATATTATAAGTTACCAATATCTAATGACCAAAGCTATGATTATTTTATGAAAGAGAATCTATTTAATCATGTAAACATAAAGCCAGAAAATACTCATCTACCAAATGGAATGGCTGATGATATTGAAAAAGAGTGTATGAACTATGAAGCTTCTATAGATGCAGCTGGTGGTATAGATGTACAAGTACTTGGAATAGGTCGTAATGCTCATATAGGTTTTAATGAACCTGATACTAAATTTGCAAAAAGAACTCATGTAGTTGAACTTACAGAGTCTACAATAGAAGCTAATGCAAGATTCTTTAAATCAAGAGAAGATGTTCCTAAAAAAGCTGTAAGTATGGGAATAGGTTCAATATTGAAGTCTAAGAAAATATTGCTTTTAGCTTCAGGAGAAGAAAAAGCTGATGCAGTATATAATACTGTTTACGGAGATATAACTCCAGAAGTTCCTGGTTCTATACTTCAACTTCATAAAGACACTATAGTTATAGTAGATGAAGCAGCAGCAAGTAAACTGAATCCAAAAGATTATAAATTAGTATAA